A part of Bacteroidales bacterium genomic DNA contains:
- a CDS encoding polysaccharide deacetylase family protein translates to MNNQHQLKSSFLFFFVLVIGLLLQSRSLPAQSTGENHLNCFTYHRFGEQKYPSTNIDTELFEQHLKFLHENDYTVLTFGEALDKLKSSDKVPEKTVVLTVDDGYKSFKTDAVPLLEKYGFSATVFLCTQYVGKSGYLSWDDIRALQDKGYEFGNHSHSHDHFLNYSDERTREEFKKDLAQAEQIFQRELGYKPDFYCYPYGEYNPDIQNILRENGYQAGAAQKSGVIRTGSDVYALPRFPMNSNYGEISKFRSKARMKALPVIKKEPENPEIKNTNPPQLTLQIDPDKINTNHIQCFVNGRKICTVSRQNNSRFTLTVQSTEKLQTRRTLYTITAPSKSGSEWHWYSHLWVNTQYGE, encoded by the coding sequence ATGAATAATCAACATCAACTCAAGTCATCATTTTTGTTTTTCTTCGTTCTGGTTATCGGATTGTTGCTTCAATCGAGGTCTTTACCGGCACAAAGTACAGGGGAAAATCACCTCAATTGTTTTACTTATCATCGGTTTGGAGAACAAAAGTATCCTTCCACGAATATTGATACCGAGCTTTTCGAACAACACTTAAAGTTTCTGCATGAAAACGATTATACAGTGTTAACATTTGGGGAAGCTTTGGACAAGCTGAAGTCTTCGGATAAGGTTCCCGAAAAAACCGTAGTATTGACAGTGGATGATGGGTACAAATCTTTTAAGACAGATGCGGTCCCCCTTTTGGAAAAATATGGTTTTTCGGCCACTGTTTTTTTATGCACTCAATATGTAGGCAAATCCGGCTATTTATCCTGGGATGACATACGGGCACTGCAAGATAAAGGTTATGAATTTGGCAACCATTCCCATTCCCACGATCATTTTTTGAACTACTCTGATGAACGCACGCGGGAAGAATTTAAGAAAGACCTTGCTCAGGCGGAGCAAATTTTTCAACGGGAGCTTGGCTACAAACCGGACTTTTACTGTTATCCTTACGGAGAATACAATCCGGATATACAGAATATTTTGAGGGAAAACGGTTATCAGGCCGGTGCTGCGCAAAAATCCGGGGTCATCCGGACGGGGAGTGATGTGTATGCCTTGCCCAGGTTTCCCATGAATTCAAACTATGGGGAGATCAGTAAATTTCGTTCCAAAGCCCGGATGAAAGCTTTGCCTGTTATAAAAAAAGAACCTGAAAATCCGGAAATTAAAAACACCAATCCTCCTCAGTTAACGCTTCAAATTGATCCGGATAAGATCAATACGAATCACATTCAGTGCTTTGTTAACGGAAGAAAAATCTGTACTGTCTCCCGGCAGAACAACTCCCGTTTTACTCTTACCGTACAGTCTACTGAAAAGCTCCAAACCCGGCGTACTTTGTATACCATTACCGCCCCCTCAAAGTCAGGGAGCGAGTGGCACTGGTATTCGCATCTTTGGGTAAATACCCAATACGGGGAATAG
- a CDS encoding YIP1 family protein — MSDKRFNITKLYHDSRQVLFKPKTYFSSMETEGGWEEPILQTFLYGVLSGLFILLWSLLDVIGITEGVFSGDVGVVGFFSTIFGAVIGLFIGAFIILIISAISDGNRDFDSCLRIAAAIMVLLPVNAFLGFFDGISYVLGAVISLGVNLYGVYMLYIALTVILKAESKAARTISYILAGLLVLFLVAVLFARNAVMKYNERIERERGEMVREMNGEDEVRGKARVHSQFFPKEKENIFHSYGIP, encoded by the coding sequence ATGAGTGATAAACGTTTTAATATCACTAAATTATATCATGATTCCAGGCAGGTACTCTTTAAGCCCAAAACATACTTCTCATCCATGGAGACAGAAGGGGGGTGGGAAGAACCCATCCTGCAAACATTCCTGTATGGTGTTTTATCCGGCCTTTTCATTCTGCTATGGAGCCTTCTGGATGTTATAGGTATCACGGAGGGTGTTTTTAGCGGGGATGTAGGCGTTGTAGGTTTTTTTAGTACCATCTTCGGAGCCGTCATAGGCCTTTTTATCGGAGCCTTTATTATTCTGATCATTTCGGCTATTTCTGATGGAAACAGGGATTTTGACAGTTGTTTGCGGATAGCAGCAGCCATTATGGTCCTTCTTCCTGTCAATGCCTTTCTGGGATTTTTTGATGGCATTAGTTATGTTCTTGGAGCGGTGATCAGCCTGGGAGTTAATCTTTATGGGGTCTATATGCTTTATATTGCACTTACGGTTATTCTGAAAGCGGAAAGCAAAGCTGCCAGGACCATTTCTTATATTCTCGCGGGATTGTTGGTATTGTTCCTGGTGGCTGTTTTGTTTGCACGAAATGCTGTGATGAAGTATAATGAAAGGATTGAACGGGAGAGGGGGGAGATGGTCCGTGAGATGAATGGGGAAGATGAAGTCCGTGGCAAGGCAAGGGTGCATTCCCAATTTTTTCCAAAAGAGAAAGAAAATATATTTCATTCCTACGGAATTCCGTAA